One Paenibacillus sp. FSL W8-0186 genomic window carries:
- a CDS encoding sensor histidine kinase, whose translation MFRKWFIRNSSIQNKFLLSTLCLIIIPLGLFGIISFQVSKQSIESQVSQLNLRILGQISEKADMLLDDVISLSNTFYLNREVNYGFTAPISPNSYEEVQIRSEFDRLLTSSIYSFANLKPDITLLGLNGLTLSTNPLDTKPSIQIMEQQDWYHTATEAKGQILWITEPIPGLATKGHDDRSVYAVRSSNRFESWAPIGLVIIRIDESSLKNLYAGSLDENQEIIIVNEGKIISSNNPDLANEDLKTRAYYEKIDQYESGFFVDHEMGTDQLIAFQTIGKTGWKLVSYTPTRTVLANINKIQTVVIVVFAIVVLLSFAASYYMARRLAIPIKRLSKDFGRVEAGDLTVRSPVYSEDEIGLLTQKFNQMVEKLKASMEDVKREQQNKRRAEIQTLQSQINPHFLYNTLASIRFMLYKHKQETVDSVIVALVRLLKQSISKEDEWIPVEEELDILKNYLYIQQIRQGDMLEVRYEIKEDILAYRTIKLILQPLVENAIFHGLEPKRGQGTIVIKGYLQDRDILFEVIDDGVGMEQSAVPPLPEEGAIGQTALSHGGGLLNVHERIQLHFGRQYGVTLESAVNAGTKVTLRIPAFYKREDIQQL comes from the coding sequence ATGTTCCGGAAATGGTTTATTCGCAACAGCAGCATACAGAATAAGTTTCTGCTCTCGACCCTGTGTCTGATTATTATTCCGCTGGGGTTATTCGGGATCATCTCGTTTCAGGTCTCCAAGCAATCGATCGAATCGCAGGTCAGCCAATTGAATTTAAGGATATTAGGGCAGATTTCCGAAAAAGCGGACATGCTGCTGGACGACGTCATCTCGTTATCCAATACGTTTTATTTAAATAGAGAGGTCAACTATGGCTTTACGGCGCCGATTTCCCCGAACAGCTATGAAGAGGTTCAAATCCGCTCCGAGTTTGACCGGCTGCTGACGAGCTCGATTTATTCCTTCGCCAATTTGAAGCCCGACATTACCCTGCTAGGGTTGAATGGCCTTACGCTATCGACGAACCCGCTGGATACCAAACCGAGCATTCAAATCATGGAGCAGCAGGATTGGTACCACACGGCGACGGAGGCCAAGGGACAAATTCTGTGGATCACGGAGCCAATCCCGGGTCTGGCAACAAAGGGACATGACGATCGTTCGGTCTATGCGGTGCGGTCGAGCAATCGGTTCGAGAGCTGGGCACCGATCGGACTGGTCATTATCCGTATCGATGAATCCTCCTTGAAAAATTTGTACGCGGGTTCCTTGGACGAGAATCAGGAGATCATCATCGTAAATGAAGGTAAAATCATTTCATCGAATAACCCGGATCTCGCAAACGAAGATCTCAAGACTCGCGCCTATTACGAGAAAATCGATCAATATGAATCCGGTTTTTTTGTGGACCACGAAATGGGCACAGATCAGCTCATCGCGTTCCAAACCATAGGCAAAACCGGCTGGAAGCTGGTCTCCTATACGCCAACTCGAACGGTGCTTGCTAACATTAACAAAATTCAGACGGTAGTTATCGTCGTGTTTGCCATCGTTGTTCTGCTCTCATTCGCGGCTTCCTATTATATGGCCCGCCGCCTGGCGATCCCGATCAAGCGCTTGTCTAAAGATTTCGGCCGCGTCGAGGCGGGGGATCTGACGGTCCGGTCGCCCGTGTACAGCGAGGATGAAATCGGTCTGTTGACCCAGAAGTTCAACCAGATGGTGGAGAAGCTCAAAGCCTCGATGGAGGATGTGAAGCGGGAGCAGCAAAATAAGCGTCGAGCCGAAATTCAGACGCTGCAATCCCAGATTAATCCGCATTTCCTGTACAACACGCTGGCCTCGATTCGGTTCATGCTGTACAAGCACAAGCAGGAGACGGTCGATTCCGTTATCGTGGCTCTCGTTCGGCTGCTGAAGCAGTCCATCTCCAAGGAAGATGAATGGATCCCTGTCGAAGAGGAGCTGGATATTCTGAAGAACTATCTCTATATTCAGCAAATCCGCCAGGGTGATATGCTAGAGGTGCGATACGAGATTAAGGAAGACATTCTGGCCTACCGGACGATTAAATTGATTTTGCAGCCTCTGGTGGAAAATGCGATTTTTCATGGCCTTGAGCCGAAAAGAGGCCAAGGGACGATCGTAATCAAAGGGTATCTTCAGGACAGGGACATCCTCTTTGAAGTGATCGACGACGGTGTAGGGATGGAGCAAAGTGCTGTGCCGCCTTTGCCCGAGGAGGGGGCCATCGGTCAGACAGCCCTGTCGCATGGCGGAGGATTGTTGAACGTACATGAGCGCATTCAGCTCCATTTCGGACGGCAATACGGGGTGACCCTGGAATCGGCGGTAAATGCCGGAACAAAGGTCACACTGCGCATTCCGGCATTTTACAAACGGGAGGACATACAGCAGCTATGA
- a CDS encoding response regulator — MNILIVDDERIIREWFRMTVDKLGGDCRIIGEAASGEEALAFCRQHQVDLVVTDVKMPGMDGLELIKRLKEEQPGVRSVIFSSYSEFHFAAEALKLGANEYILKAEITLPGLEDILQKIKRDIEMERSKALELNSLRHVLNQNEQVLRTAYFGELLQGSAQAAQQFASKMSYFGIALQEKNLALMAFGIIPGSVKNKRISDPELLQQAMINIINETLLTETGGGCSFLYMNEVYMLLVNASASGMKSQRELLLLTASRVAENARRFLGVESAIGISMTYSSLSYLPEQAREALEALDRKRFYGDKSVAYFQDSDMMSLHSDVRTPSLKPHMDSFHRLLGEGKPQEALQQFGHVLTKAGEDRLLSPKQMKAIVLELIYSAINWARSLQLPGDRLEALSAEITGQIVQQESYHQLAAWATGAVRELMDWLEASRPRYAEPVERACEYIRLNYAGEITLKEVSTHVHLSRTYFSELFKKETGLNFNEYVMQVRMEQAKNILKHQHMRIFDVAEQVGYANPSYFIKLFKKYAGVSPYEYMELHSSFRAR; from the coding sequence ATGAATATTCTCATTGTCGATGACGAGCGGATTATCCGCGAGTGGTTTCGGATGACGGTGGACAAGCTCGGCGGGGACTGCCGGATCATTGGGGAGGCAGCCAGCGGGGAGGAAGCTCTGGCATTTTGCCGCCAGCACCAGGTGGATCTCGTCGTTACCGATGTGAAAATGCCGGGAATGGACGGGCTGGAGCTAATCAAGCGGCTGAAGGAGGAGCAGCCGGGCGTGCGTTCGGTGATTTTCAGCTCCTATAGCGAATTTCATTTTGCAGCCGAAGCTCTGAAGCTGGGGGCCAATGAATATATTCTCAAAGCCGAGATCACCCTGCCTGGACTTGAGGACATTTTGCAGAAAATCAAAAGGGATATTGAAATGGAACGAAGCAAGGCGCTTGAGCTGAATTCCTTGCGCCATGTGTTGAATCAGAACGAGCAGGTGCTGCGGACAGCCTATTTTGGGGAGCTGCTTCAGGGCAGCGCACAAGCCGCTCAGCAATTTGCGTCCAAGATGTCTTACTTTGGCATTGCCCTGCAGGAGAAGAATCTCGCGCTGATGGCTTTCGGCATTATTCCCGGATCGGTGAAGAATAAGAGGATCAGCGATCCCGAGCTGCTTCAGCAGGCCATGATTAATATTATCAACGAAACTCTGTTGACCGAGACGGGCGGGGGCTGTTCTTTTTTATACATGAATGAGGTTTACATGCTGCTTGTGAACGCTTCGGCATCAGGCATGAAATCGCAGCGGGAGCTGCTTCTGCTGACGGCGAGCCGGGTGGCGGAGAATGCAAGGCGATTCCTTGGCGTCGAGTCGGCGATAGGCATCAGCATGACCTACAGCAGCCTCTCCTATCTTCCCGAGCAGGCGCGCGAGGCACTGGAAGCGCTCGATCGAAAAAGATTCTACGGCGACAAGAGCGTCGCGTACTTTCAGGACTCGGACATGATGAGCCTGCATTCGGATGTGCGGACTCCCTCGCTTAAGCCGCATATGGATTCCTTTCACCGCTTATTGGGGGAAGGAAAGCCGCAAGAAGCGCTGCAGCAATTCGGCCATGTGCTGACAAAGGCGGGAGAGGACAGGTTGCTCTCCCCTAAACAAATGAAAGCGATTGTATTGGAGCTGATCTACTCGGCGATCAATTGGGCCCGCAGCCTGCAGCTGCCGGGGGACAGGCTTGAAGCGTTATCGGCGGAGATCACGGGACAGATCGTGCAGCAGGAGAGCTATCATCAGCTTGCCGCCTGGGCAACCGGAGCGGTTCGCGAGCTGATGGATTGGCTGGAGGCGTCTCGCCCGCGGTACGCGGAGCCGGTAGAAAGGGCGTGCGAGTACATTCGCCTGAATTATGCCGGGGAAATTACGCTGAAGGAAGTTTCCACACATGTTCATCTGAGCCGCACGTATTTCAGTGAATTATTCAAGAAGGAGACCGGCCTGAACTTCAATGAATACGTGATGCAGGTTCGCATGGAACAGGCAAAGAACATCCTCAAGCATCAGCATATGCGGATTTTCGACGTCGCAGAGCAGGTGGGCTACGCCAATCCAAGCTATTTTATCAAGCTGTTCAAAAAATATGCCGGAGTCTCTCCTTACGAATACATGGAATTGCATAGCAGCTTCCGGGCTCGCTAA
- a CDS encoding ABC transporter substrate-binding protein has product MKKKWLATVLVTVLAASVLSACGGSSGTEQLNKKKADGSGETTTLTFWRAGTDAQENAYWKRVISEFEASHPGVKIELSEAPFGNDMETKLNAAYASGTSPDVLSYTLASVAQRASLGQYEPLDGYLSTWDGRSDMMENILDTGTYNGSLYGVGFIPDPRVLLWRKDLFKEAGLDPEKPPGSWEELADYARKLTKKDGNTTTLAGFAIPTASAWTLWQSFVLQNGGQIIDEQTNTPLFDSPEAIEATEYLAELVLDGITIPNNSDKSNENLFPNGKAAIAYDSPAAYTNLQKENPELVGQIGVSGPIARKEKATFAGMRLLFMSSQSKNKELAAEFIQHIMSKEETWKRYTELGTPVVLKSLEQDYIQDKPEINQAIFDAVSYGKGAAKVTYAGKLSEIISQNLEGAFYGKISAEEAMKQGVEQLNRELPNLIGK; this is encoded by the coding sequence ATGAAGAAGAAATGGCTGGCCACCGTGCTGGTGACCGTTCTGGCCGCTTCCGTGCTGAGCGCGTGCGGAGGCAGCAGCGGCACGGAGCAGTTGAACAAGAAGAAAGCGGACGGCAGTGGAGAAACAACGACGCTGACCTTCTGGAGAGCAGGTACCGATGCGCAGGAGAATGCGTATTGGAAACGGGTGATCAGCGAATTTGAAGCCAGTCATCCGGGCGTCAAGATCGAGCTGAGCGAAGCGCCGTTCGGTAATGACATGGAGACGAAGCTGAACGCGGCTTATGCCAGCGGCACGTCCCCTGACGTTCTGTCCTATACGCTGGCTTCGGTTGCGCAGCGGGCGAGCTTAGGCCAGTATGAGCCGCTTGATGGATATTTGTCCACTTGGGACGGCAGAAGCGATATGATGGAGAATATTTTGGATACCGGAACGTATAACGGCAGTCTGTACGGTGTGGGCTTTATCCCCGATCCGCGCGTCCTGCTGTGGCGGAAGGACCTGTTCAAAGAGGCGGGCCTGGATCCCGAGAAGCCGCCAGGAAGCTGGGAGGAGCTGGCGGACTATGCCCGGAAGCTGACGAAGAAGGACGGCAACACTACGACACTGGCTGGGTTCGCGATTCCGACAGCATCGGCATGGACGCTGTGGCAATCCTTTGTTCTGCAAAACGGCGGACAGATCATCGACGAGCAAACGAACACGCCATTGTTTGATTCGCCGGAAGCGATAGAAGCAACAGAATATTTGGCGGAGCTTGTATTAGATGGCATCACGATTCCTAACAATTCCGACAAATCGAATGAGAACCTGTTCCCGAACGGCAAGGCGGCGATCGCCTATGACAGTCCGGCAGCCTACACGAACCTGCAGAAAGAGAATCCCGAACTGGTTGGACAAATCGGCGTGTCCGGACCGATCGCCAGGAAAGAGAAGGCTACCTTCGCGGGCATGCGCTTGCTGTTCATGAGCTCGCAGAGCAAGAATAAGGAGCTCGCTGCGGAGTTTATTCAGCACATTATGTCCAAGGAAGAGACATGGAAGCGTTATACGGAGCTGGGAACCCCGGTTGTCCTGAAATCGCTGGAGCAGGATTATATCCAGGACAAGCCGGAGATTAACCAAGCGATCTTTGATGCAGTCTCGTACGGTAAAGGCGCAGCGAAGGTCACTTATGCCGGGAAGCTGAGCGAGATTATCAGCCAGAACCTGGAGGGCGCCTTCTACGGGAAGATTTCGGCTGAGGAAGCGATGAAGCAGGGCGTGGAGCAGTTGAACCGTGAGCTTCCTAACCTGATTGGAAAATAG
- a CDS encoding sugar ABC transporter permease — translation MKPTLSRSVETDGKTRSKQRLSIDYVGYAMIAPGYLIYFLFIFIPLIVGVYYSFTNYNFYSTPEFIGLQNYARLLQDALFGKAMYNTFIYALFTIVPQLFLGLILAVLLNGKLFGRVFSRASIYIPNVTSMVAVSMIWLWIYDPALGILNRMIKVFGIDPIQWLYNPNTAMMAVVIMSIWKSLGYTMIVYLAGLQSIPSSLYEAAHMDGASKIRQFFSITIPMLKPTTFFILVMSCINSFMVFEQVNIMTAGGPLNSTTTVVHQIYLRGFQDFQMGYASAMAIVLFLITLVITLINFKYGNQGDDLDVD, via the coding sequence ATGAAACCAACGCTATCCCGTTCTGTGGAGACGGACGGGAAGACTAGATCCAAGCAGCGGCTGAGCATCGACTATGTAGGCTATGCGATGATCGCGCCCGGCTATTTAATTTATTTTCTGTTTATTTTCATACCGCTGATCGTCGGCGTATATTACAGCTTTACGAACTATAACTTCTACAGTACGCCGGAGTTTATCGGCTTGCAGAATTATGCCCGGCTCCTGCAGGATGCGCTGTTCGGCAAGGCGATGTACAACACGTTCATCTATGCATTATTTACGATTGTGCCCCAATTGTTCTTAGGCTTAATTCTAGCCGTTCTGTTGAATGGCAAGCTCTTTGGCCGCGTCTTCTCCCGGGCTAGCATTTATATTCCTAACGTCACCTCGATGGTGGCTGTTTCGATGATCTGGCTGTGGATTTATGACCCGGCCCTCGGTATTTTGAATCGGATGATCAAGGTGTTTGGCATTGATCCCATTCAGTGGCTCTACAATCCGAACACGGCGATGATGGCCGTAGTCATTATGAGTATCTGGAAATCGCTGGGTTATACGATGATCGTTTACCTCGCGGGCCTGCAGTCGATTCCGTCCAGCTTGTACGAGGCGGCGCATATGGACGGGGCGTCGAAGATCCGGCAATTTTTCTCGATTACGATTCCGATGCTGAAGCCAACGACCTTTTTTATTCTGGTCATGTCCTGCATTAACTCGTTTATGGTATTTGAACAGGTCAATATTATGACGGCCGGCGGACCGCTGAACTCGACGACAACCGTCGTGCATCAAATTTACCTCCGCGGCTTCCAGGATTTCCAAATGGGATATGCTTCGGCAATGGCCATTGTCCTCTTTCTCATCACGCTGGTCATTACCTTGATTAACTTCAAGTACGGCAATCAGGGGGATGATTTGGATGTGGATTAA
- a CDS encoding carbohydrate ABC transporter permease yields the protein MGKLSSRNMGLVVMSVVLLAVSLVMLAPFLIMVLTSFKTMGEIQSPTFSLFPKVWHFDNYAEALSRGDWLKYFYNSFVVTIITVVVSLVLNSMAGYSFARLKFPGRDILFFSVLIGIMVPAQTTMIPTFLMMKQFPLAGGNNLFGQDGIGFINSYTGLILPFIAGSFGIFLCRQFFLNFPRALDEASQIDGASKFRVFYQIYLPLSKPILATLAIFKTTSAWNDYMWPLIMTNTEGMRTVQLGLTIFRGETNVEWNLLMAATTLVVLPLVVLFLAAQKYFVQGIVTTGLKA from the coding sequence GTGGGTAAATTGAGCAGCAGAAATATGGGCTTGGTAGTGATGTCGGTCGTTTTGCTGGCGGTATCGCTGGTCATGCTGGCGCCTTTCTTGATCATGGTGCTGACCTCGTTCAAAACAATGGGAGAGATCCAGTCACCGACCTTTTCTTTGTTTCCGAAGGTATGGCATTTTGACAATTATGCCGAAGCGCTGTCGCGGGGCGATTGGCTGAAGTATTTCTATAACTCCTTTGTCGTCACGATCATTACGGTTGTGGTCAGTCTGGTGCTGAATTCGATGGCGGGATACTCCTTCGCGCGGCTGAAATTCCCGGGAAGAGATATTTTGTTCTTCTCGGTACTGATCGGAATTATGGTGCCGGCCCAGACGACGATGATCCCTACCTTTCTGATGATGAAGCAGTTTCCGCTGGCGGGCGGCAATAATCTGTTTGGTCAAGACGGAATCGGATTCATTAACAGTTACACAGGCCTGATCCTGCCGTTTATCGCGGGCTCATTTGGGATTTTTCTCTGCCGGCAGTTTTTCCTCAATTTCCCCAGAGCTTTGGACGAAGCTTCGCAGATTGACGGGGCCTCCAAGTTCCGGGTATTCTATCAAATTTATTTGCCGCTGAGCAAGCCGATTCTGGCAACGCTGGCTATTTTTAAGACGACTTCGGCCTGGAATGATTATATGTGGCCTCTGATTATGACGAATACCGAAGGAATGAGAACGGTTCAACTCGGGTTGACGATTTTTCGCGGAGAGACGAACGTGGAATGGAACCTGCTGATGGCGGCGACGACTCTTGTTGTCCTGCCGCTTGTAGTGCTATTTTTGGCGGCGCAGAAATATTTTGTACAGGGTATCGTGACGACAGGGTTAAAAGCTTAA
- a CDS encoding sulfatase: MKTILVLLDTLNRRSLPAYGGEASTPNIDRAAEKSVVFGQHWSGSLPCMPARRDLLTGRASFLEKGWGGIEPFDRTLPEVLREAGIFSHIITDHYHYFSRGGENYCQAFSTWDFHRGQEGDPWHSVIAEPPKPEQYYGRIEDQYEHNRSRFEREEDYPGPRTLSAACDWLERNKDEDNYFLWVEAFDPHEPFDCPPYYLEQYKDTYNGPRFDWPIYGDADVPEDALRHLNARYAANLTMIDHWFGKLLDTMDRLELREDTLFIFTTDHGFLLGEHELLGKNQMHVYNELAHIPLMIRPPGGQREGMRIHALSQTVDLMPTILDYMGVQAPEDVRGYSLRGLLEGREDQVREAAIYGYHGMAVNVTDGRHTYMRAPKSADNHPCNIYTAMPTTFRSFLGGGMEKEIECGRYLERTDYPVFKIPLTAEGRPYTGNQRVLQSQLFSLEEDYAQQHPLQNEAVEEHMIDLLRAEMERADAPEEQYLRLGLEKREDD; encoded by the coding sequence ATGAAGACCATTCTGGTATTGTTGGATACGCTGAATCGGCGCAGCCTTCCAGCCTATGGCGGTGAGGCGAGTACGCCGAATATTGACCGTGCCGCGGAGAAGTCCGTCGTATTCGGACAGCATTGGTCTGGATCGCTGCCTTGCATGCCGGCAAGAAGGGATCTGCTGACGGGGCGGGCATCGTTTCTGGAGAAAGGCTGGGGCGGCATCGAACCGTTTGACCGGACTTTGCCGGAGGTGCTGCGCGAGGCCGGAATATTCAGTCATATCATTACCGATCACTATCATTATTTCTCACGGGGCGGGGAGAATTACTGCCAGGCGTTTTCCACCTGGGACTTCCATCGTGGACAGGAGGGCGATCCTTGGCATTCCGTCATTGCCGAGCCGCCTAAGCCGGAGCAGTATTACGGCCGAATCGAGGATCAGTATGAGCATAACCGCAGCCGCTTTGAGCGAGAGGAAGATTATCCGGGACCGCGGACATTGTCTGCGGCATGCGATTGGCTGGAGCGCAATAAGGATGAGGATAACTACTTCCTGTGGGTGGAGGCCTTCGACCCTCATGAGCCGTTTGATTGCCCGCCGTATTATTTGGAGCAGTATAAGGACACATATAACGGACCGAGGTTTGACTGGCCGATTTATGGGGATGCCGATGTCCCGGAAGATGCTCTCCGTCACTTAAATGCAAGGTATGCCGCCAACCTGACGATGATCGATCATTGGTTCGGCAAGCTGCTGGACACGATGGATCGTCTCGAGTTACGGGAGGATACGTTGTTTATCTTTACGACCGATCACGGCTTTTTGCTCGGGGAGCATGAGCTGCTCGGGAAGAACCAGATGCATGTCTACAATGAATTGGCCCATATTCCGTTGATGATCCGCCCGCCGGGCGGTCAGAGAGAAGGCATGCGAATCCATGCTTTATCGCAAACGGTGGATTTGATGCCGACGATTCTGGATTATATGGGCGTCCAGGCTCCTGAAGATGTGAGGGGCTACTCCCTTCGAGGGCTGCTGGAAGGTCGAGAGGATCAAGTGCGCGAAGCGGCGATCTATGGATATCATGGCATGGCGGTGAATGTGACAGACGGACGCCATACTTACATGCGCGCTCCTAAGTCGGCAGATAATCATCCCTGCAATATCTACACGGCGATGCCGACGACGTTCCGCTCGTTTCTTGGCGGCGGTATGGAAAAAGAGATCGAATGCGGACGTTATTTAGAGCGTACGGATTATCCGGTATTCAAAATTCCGCTGACGGCGGAAGGCAGGCCTTATACGGGCAATCAACGGGTGCTGCAATCGCAGCTGTTCAGTCTCGAAGAGGATTACGCCCAGCAGCATCCACTGCAGAATGAGGCGGTGGAAGAGCATATGATCGATTTGCTCCGGGCGGAGATGGAGCGGGCCGATGCGCCGGAAGAGCAATACCTCCGCTTGGGGCTGGAGAAAAGAGAGGACGATTAG
- a CDS encoding anaerobic sulfatase maturase, which yields MMNQSCAAAAYGDVGVMWKTVSEDCNLACDYCYYSTCAGKPGPKINRIDSSVLEKFIQEYMSISKGRASFTWQGGEPLLAGLSFFEEVVELQVKHAPPRTSISNSLQTNGTMINEKWAAFFKTYQFLIGVSLDGPQPIHDARRVDSRGAGSFDRVMKGIGVLREHDVDFNILTVVHQGNVGKAQELMRFYEEQGFAYIQFIPCMSFRSQQIGMPGVYEITPEEYGNFLCEAFDYWYNEGKPRTSIRFFDNMLSSYLYRDPELCILSAGCSTMLVLEQNGDAYPCDFYIHEDWKLGNAATHSIQELLSHPLRDKFLDMKPTLPELCRTCEYQRLCHGGCPRNRKWTEDLSASEVDYFCASYKQIYGYAEERMKKLGAELRQQLFERNLKLYFKGKLPGRNDPCACGSARKYKHCCGENTI from the coding sequence ATGATGAATCAATCTTGTGCAGCGGCAGCCTATGGCGATGTCGGCGTGATGTGGAAGACGGTGTCAGAGGACTGCAATCTTGCCTGCGACTACTGCTACTACAGTACTTGCGCTGGTAAGCCGGGTCCTAAAATCAATAGAATAGATTCTTCCGTTCTGGAGAAATTCATTCAGGAGTATATGAGCATCAGCAAGGGAAGGGCTTCATTTACTTGGCAGGGCGGCGAGCCATTGCTGGCAGGGCTGTCTTTTTTTGAAGAGGTGGTAGAACTGCAGGTGAAGCATGCGCCACCGCGCACCTCAATCAGCAATTCTCTGCAAACGAACGGGACGATGATCAATGAGAAGTGGGCCGCCTTCTTTAAGACATACCAGTTCCTGATTGGCGTCAGTCTGGACGGTCCGCAGCCGATTCATGACGCTAGAAGAGTGGATTCCCGGGGAGCGGGCAGCTTCGATCGCGTGATGAAAGGGATCGGAGTTTTGCGCGAGCATGATGTTGATTTTAATATTCTTACGGTCGTGCATCAAGGAAATGTCGGCAAGGCGCAGGAGCTAATGCGGTTTTACGAGGAGCAGGGTTTTGCGTACATCCAGTTCATTCCCTGCATGTCCTTCCGCTCCCAGCAGATCGGCATGCCAGGTGTCTATGAAATCACGCCTGAAGAGTACGGCAATTTTCTGTGCGAGGCATTTGACTATTGGTATAACGAAGGGAAGCCGCGTACATCCATCCGCTTCTTCGATAATATGCTGAGCTCCTATCTGTACCGGGACCCGGAGCTTTGCATTCTCAGTGCTGGATGTAGCACGATGCTTGTACTGGAGCAGAACGGGGATGCATATCCTTGCGATTTCTATATTCACGAGGATTGGAAGCTGGGGAATGCGGCGACGCACAGCATTCAAGAGCTGCTGTCTCACCCCTTGCGCGATAAGTTTCTCGATATGAAGCCTACGCTTCCCGAGTTGTGCCGCACCTGCGAATATCAGCGGCTGTGTCATGGGGGCTGCCCTCGCAACCGCAAATGGACAGAGGATTTAAGCGCTTCTGAGGTCGATTATTTCTGTGCGAGCTACAAGCAGATTTACGGGTATGCGGAAGAGCGGATGAAGAAGCTTGGGGCCGAATTAAGACAGCAGCTGTTCGAACGGAACCTGAAGCTCTACTTCAAAGGAAAACTGCCGGGACGAAACGATCCCTGCGCCTGTGGCAGCGCCAGAAAATACAAGCACTGCTGTGGAGAAAACACGATATAG
- a CDS encoding chromate transporter: MLLWKLFLIFMKIGFASFGGGYAVISMIHYEVSQYGWITPERFQHIVALAGMSPGSIAVNAAMLIGLDTAGMPGAIAAIVGITLPSLIIIVLAARFFYKIHTKPWVQYSLYGLRPIIIGLIIYAAIHLGFPDLTSSIFNWTTLATLLIGGAAFASIIRYKVHPLMVIGLSACAGIVLF, from the coding sequence GTGCTGCTGTGGAAGTTGTTTCTTATTTTTATGAAAATTGGTTTTGCGTCTTTTGGAGGCGGCTATGCCGTCATCTCCATGATCCATTATGAAGTAAGCCAGTACGGCTGGATTACTCCAGAACGCTTTCAGCATATTGTCGCTCTGGCCGGCATGTCCCCCGGCTCCATTGCCGTCAATGCCGCGATGCTGATCGGCCTGGACACGGCTGGAATGCCGGGGGCGATTGCCGCTATTGTGGGGATTACTTTGCCATCGCTGATCATTATCGTGCTGGCGGCCAGATTTTTTTACAAGATTCATACCAAACCCTGGGTGCAATATTCGCTCTACGGCTTGCGTCCGATTATTATCGGGCTCATTATCTATGCCGCGATTCACCTCGGCTTCCCTGACCTAACGAGCAGCATATTCAATTGGACGACGCTTGCAACCCTGCTGATCGGTGGCGCCGCCTTCGCGTCGATCATAAGATACAAAGTCCACCCACTTATGGTGATCGGCTTGTCCGCCTGTGCAGGCATTGTGTTGTTTTGA
- a CDS encoding chromate transporter has product MRTGFIGKLIILRDLFWTFFKIGPSTFGGGYAMISTIEHEVVEQRQWMDEREISDIFSIAGSAPGGVGVNSSAFIGYRLGKIPGAVAAVLGITLPTFLILIGLSAGYALLQNEPKMIAAFKGINGAVIGLIAVAAYRMGKTSLFDLSTKLVTIASLLLLLFTGLNPIFLILIGLAAGNVIMGVKKALGLPLHTEKESRAAGSGTEFIEYYI; this is encoded by the coding sequence ATGCGAACCGGATTTATTGGCAAGTTGATCATACTGCGGGATTTGTTTTGGACATTTTTTAAAATCGGGCCTTCTACCTTTGGCGGGGGCTATGCGATGATTTCGACAATTGAACATGAAGTGGTGGAGCAGCGGCAGTGGATGGATGAACGGGAAATCAGCGATATTTTCTCCATTGCGGGATCGGCTCCCGGCGGGGTCGGCGTCAATTCCTCGGCCTTTATCGGCTACCGGCTGGGCAAAATTCCAGGAGCGGTAGCGGCAGTTCTGGGCATCACGCTGCCTACCTTTCTGATCTTGATCGGCTTAAGCGCGGGATATGCCCTGCTGCAAAATGAGCCGAAAATGATTGCCGCCTTCAAAGGCATCAACGGCGCCGTCATCGGCTTGATTGCTGTCGCTGCCTACAGAATGGGTAAAACCTCCCTGTTCGACCTTTCTACTAAGCTGGTAACCATCGCCTCGCTTCTGCTATTGTTGTTTACCGGCTTGAACCCGATTTTCCTAATTTTGATCGGACTCGCAGCAGGCAATGTCATCATGGGCGTGAAAAAAGCGCTGGGATTGCCGCTTCATACAGAAAAAGAATCCCGGGCCGCAGGCTCTGGGACGGAATTCATTGAGTATTATATTTAA